In the genome of Flavobacterium panacagri, one region contains:
- a CDS encoding DUF4105 domain-containing protein: MKTVLFKKILFILFFLASFIGFSQSLPLSKDAKISVLTCGLGNESYSLFGHTGIRVSDPGNNFDVVYNYGTFDFRTPNFVMKFAKGDLQYFATVHSFADFLNEYTYEKRSIFEQELLISPELKQKLFDKLNAVLASDERYYTYKFIDKNCTSMVVDVINKSIGQEIITKKGDTDKTYRSILFPYFDGHFYDQLGTSIIFGTKVDQMGTRIFLPFELKNSLEKTTFNNQPFVGKSKTLLEFTKETPKSFWNNIYTYLFILGFVVLARNKTVDKIYLLILSLIGIFFVAMGFYSFHQELAMNYNVLLFSPFLLLLVLFSIFKNKLWTYRFSLINFVLLVIYFLFLINKAHFFITLPLIITSGVVLVRTGIRNKRPIPIII; encoded by the coding sequence ATGAAAACTGTTCTGTTCAAAAAAATACTTTTTATTTTATTCTTCTTAGCTAGTTTTATTGGTTTCAGCCAAAGTTTGCCTTTATCTAAAGATGCTAAAATTAGTGTCCTAACCTGCGGCCTTGGAAATGAAAGCTACTCTTTATTTGGACATACTGGTATTCGAGTTTCGGATCCTGGAAATAATTTTGACGTGGTTTATAATTATGGAACTTTCGATTTTAGAACACCGAATTTCGTAATGAAGTTTGCAAAAGGCGATTTACAGTATTTTGCCACAGTACATTCTTTTGCCGATTTTTTAAATGAATATACTTATGAGAAAAGAAGCATTTTCGAACAAGAATTATTAATTTCTCCAGAATTAAAACAAAAACTTTTTGATAAACTAAATGCAGTTTTAGCTTCTGACGAACGTTATTACACTTATAAGTTTATTGACAAAAACTGTACTTCAATGGTTGTTGATGTGATCAATAAATCTATTGGTCAAGAAATAATTACTAAAAAAGGAGATACAGACAAAACCTACCGCTCTATTCTTTTTCCTTACTTTGACGGACATTTTTACGATCAATTAGGAACCAGTATCATTTTCGGAACAAAAGTAGATCAAATGGGAACCCGAATTTTTCTTCCCTTTGAATTAAAGAATAGTTTAGAGAAAACTACATTTAATAATCAGCCTTTTGTTGGTAAGTCTAAAACCTTGTTAGAATTTACGAAGGAAACTCCAAAATCTTTTTGGAATAACATTTATACTTATCTTTTTATTCTCGGCTTTGTGGTGTTAGCAAGAAATAAAACAGTTGATAAAATCTATCTTTTGATTTTATCTCTCATTGGAATATTCTTTGTTGCAATGGGATTTTATTCTTTTCACCAAGAACTGGCGATGAATTATAATGTATTGCTTTTCAGTCCGTTTTTATTGCTTTTAGTTTTATTTTCAATATTCAAAAACAAACTATGGACGTATAGATTTTCGCTGATCAACTTTGTGCTTTTAGTAATTTACTTTCTATTTTTAATTAATAAAGCCCATTTCTTTATCACTTTACCGTTAATCATTACAAGCGGTGTTGTTTTGGTTAGAACCGGAATCCGTAATAAAAGACCAATCCCGATTATCATTTAA
- a CDS encoding CDP-alcohol phosphatidyltransferase family protein gives MNIKKHIPNLITLINLFCGCVAIVYVSQGDFLMAFYMVCLGIFFDFFDGFFARLFKVSSPLGLQLDSLADMVTSGVVPGYVMYSLFLKSANPHDVVGSVYIPFLGFIITLGACYRLANFNIDTRQTDSFIGLPTPANALFVLSLPLVIEFSNSLIMFEVLSNFWVLLVITLCSAYVMNAEIPLFALKIKKFTLKDNVLQIVFLIISILMVILLQYIAIPLIIIFYVLLSIINNLFLKK, from the coding sequence ATGAATATCAAAAAGCACATTCCAAATCTAATTACCTTAATTAATCTTTTCTGCGGTTGCGTAGCCATTGTTTATGTTTCTCAAGGCGATTTCTTAATGGCTTTTTATATGGTTTGTTTAGGAATCTTTTTTGATTTTTTTGATGGTTTTTTTGCCAGATTATTCAAAGTTTCTAGTCCGCTTGGTTTGCAGTTGGACTCTTTGGCTGATATGGTTACAAGTGGAGTAGTTCCAGGATATGTGATGTATAGTTTGTTTTTAAAAAGCGCTAATCCTCATGATGTAGTTGGATCAGTATACATTCCGTTTTTAGGATTTATTATTACTTTGGGAGCTTGCTATAGATTAGCCAACTTTAATATCGATACCCGCCAAACTGATTCGTTTATTGGTTTGCCAACTCCTGCAAATGCTTTATTTGTTTTAAGTCTTCCTTTGGTTATAGAATTTTCAAATTCTCTAATTATGTTTGAAGTTTTAAGCAATTTTTGGGTTTTGCTTGTTATTACGTTGTGCAGCGCTTATGTTATGAATGCCGAAATTCCGTTATTTGCTTTAAAAATAAAAAAGTTTACTTTGAAGGATAATGTTCTTCAAATCGTGTTTTTGATTATTTCTATATTGATGGTTATTTTGCTTCAGTATATTGCAATTCCGTTGATTATTATTTTCTACGTTTTATTGTCTATTATCAATAATTTGTTTTTGAAAAAGTAG
- a CDS encoding PorV/PorQ family protein — protein MNIGVDAAALGMSSAVTSFTNDVNAVYWNPAGLTHLEDHQIALMHASYFANIAQYDYIGYASPIDDRSAWGISMIRFGVDDIMDTTQLIDSQGNIDYNRIRLFSTADYGFTFSYARKLPVDGFQYGVNAKVIRRVIGKFANSWGFGFDVGLQFERNDWKFGLMLRDITTTYNVWNIDEEEYAKIANAIPGENNELPESTEITLPKAQLGVSKRFDFHNECSLLTSANLNMRFEQTNDIISSKVVSIDPALGFEFGYTDLVFVRAGAGNFQNVTQLDNTEKINFQPNIGLGFKYKGIQIDYALTDLGNQSTALYSNIFSIKVDLGIFR, from the coding sequence ATGAATATTGGTGTAGATGCGGCCGCTCTCGGAATGTCGAGTGCCGTAACTTCTTTTACAAATGATGTAAATGCTGTTTACTGGAATCCTGCAGGTTTAACGCATCTTGAAGATCATCAGATTGCATTGATGCATGCCAGTTATTTTGCCAATATAGCACAGTATGATTATATTGGTTATGCAAGTCCAATTGATGACAGAAGCGCCTGGGGAATTTCGATGATTCGTTTTGGTGTCGATGACATTATGGATACAACACAATTAATCGATAGTCAGGGAAATATTGATTACAACCGAATCCGTTTATTTTCTACTGCCGATTATGGTTTTACTTTTTCTTATGCCAGAAAACTTCCAGTTGATGGATTTCAATATGGAGTAAACGCAAAAGTAATTCGAAGAGTGATTGGAAAATTTGCCAATTCATGGGGATTTGGATTTGATGTTGGACTTCAATTCGAAAGAAATGATTGGAAATTCGGATTGATGCTTCGCGATATTACAACAACTTATAATGTTTGGAATATCGACGAAGAAGAATATGCAAAAATAGCCAATGCTATTCCGGGCGAGAACAACGAATTACCAGAAAGCACTGAAATTACTTTACCAAAAGCGCAATTGGGAGTTTCAAAAAGATTTGATTTTCATAACGAATGCAGTCTTTTGACTTCTGCAAACCTCAACATGAGATTTGAACAAACCAATGATATTATTTCATCAAAAGTAGTAAGTATAGACCCAGCTCTAGGGTTTGAATTTGGCTATACCGATTTAGTTTTCGTGAGAGCTGGTGCAGGAAATTTCCAAAACGTAACGCAATTGGATAATACTGAAAAAATTAATTTCCAGCCCAATATTGGTCTTGGATTTAAATATAAAGGAATTCAGATTGATTATGCTTTGACCGACTTAGGGAATCAAAGTACAGCCTTATATTCTAATATTTTTTCGATCAAAGTAGATTTAGGAATCTTTAGATAA
- the lptB gene encoding LPS export ABC transporter ATP-binding protein: MKLRADNLIKTYKGRSVVKGISVEVNQGEIVGLLGPNGAGKTTSFYMIVGLVKPNQGNIFLDDLNITDYPMYKRAQQGIGYLAQEASVFRKLSIEDNILSVLQLTKLSKEAQIAKMESLIEEFSLEHIRTNRGDLLSGGERRRTEIARALATDPKFILLDEPFAGVDPVAVEDIQRIVAQLKNKNIGILITDHNVQETLAITDKTYLMFEGGILKAGIPEELVEDEMVRRVYLGQNFELRKKKLEF, from the coding sequence ATGAAATTAAGAGCCGATAATTTAATCAAAACTTATAAAGGACGTAGTGTTGTAAAAGGAATTTCTGTTGAGGTAAATCAAGGAGAAATCGTGGGGCTTTTGGGACCAAATGGAGCTGGAAAAACAACGTCTTTCTACATGATTGTGGGATTGGTAAAACCAAATCAAGGGAATATTTTTCTTGATGATTTGAATATTACCGATTATCCTATGTACAAACGTGCACAGCAAGGAATTGGTTATTTAGCACAGGAAGCTTCTGTTTTTAGAAAATTAAGTATTGAAGATAATATCTTGAGCGTTTTACAATTGACAAAACTTTCTAAAGAAGCTCAAATCGCTAAAATGGAAAGTTTAATTGAAGAATTCAGTTTAGAACATATTCGTACCAACCGAGGCGATTTACTTTCGGGAGGTGAGCGTCGTCGTACCGAAATTGCCCGTGCATTGGCAACCGATCCAAAATTTATTTTATTGGATGAACCTTTCGCCGGAGTTGACCCGGTTGCGGTTGAAGATATTCAAAGAATTGTTGCGCAGTTAAAAAATAAAAATATCGGAATCTTAATTACCGATCACAACGTACAGGAGACTTTAGCCATTACTGATAAAACATATCTAATGTTTGAAGGAGGAATTCTAAAAGCAGGAATCCCAGAAGAATTAGTAGAAGACGAAATGGTTCGTAGAGTGTATCTGGGACAAAACTTCGAACTTCGTAAAAAGAAACTTGAGTTTTAG
- a CDS encoding sugar transferase: protein MFLKRKMHFEISERKVLLSLFDAAFILSALFLLSIIFDYHYYDLEDGKYIKSFLLIGYVFIFGTIFEMYNLQTASNHFQILRSVILTSITSVTVYLFTPLLSPELPKQRLVIVIFYFAVLSSLLLWRLFYVYFLASHRFAQNVVLICDQSEVEELVMGLENVDPHYKIIGFVNSDTDSVEDFDFHYVKEVKKENLEAFVTKNNVSEIIIASQKTDGITADLYQQLLNLLENGNVIREYTQVYESKTQRIPVHYIGRDFYRFFPFSRSNNNRLYLLLIRIMEFFFSFIGLLFCGIFIPVIAVCNFFANKGSLFYTQERVGKNGVVFKIYKFRTMTANSETNGAVFATHDDKRVTPFGKFMRKSRIDELPQFINVLKGDMAVIGPRPERPFFVEEIAAIMPFYETRHVVKPGLTGWAQVNYSYGESIDESLIKLQYDLYYIKHRSVFLDLSITFKTITTVLFYRGQ, encoded by the coding sequence ATGTTTTTAAAAAGAAAAATGCATTTCGAAATTTCAGAAAGAAAAGTTCTGCTTTCTCTTTTTGATGCCGCATTTATATTGAGTGCCTTGTTTTTGCTCAGTATAATTTTTGACTATCATTACTACGATTTAGAAGATGGTAAATACATAAAGTCATTTTTATTGATAGGTTATGTTTTTATATTCGGAACCATTTTCGAAATGTATAATCTTCAGACCGCCAGTAATCACTTTCAGATTTTACGAAGTGTTATTCTAACTTCAATCACTTCCGTCACAGTCTATTTATTTACGCCGCTTTTATCGCCGGAACTTCCTAAACAGCGATTGGTTATTGTTATTTTCTATTTTGCTGTTTTAAGTTCATTACTGCTCTGGCGATTATTTTATGTTTATTTCTTGGCTTCTCATCGCTTTGCACAAAATGTCGTTTTAATATGTGACCAAAGCGAAGTAGAAGAATTAGTTATGGGACTTGAAAATGTCGATCCGCATTATAAAATAATTGGGTTTGTGAATTCGGATACAGATTCTGTAGAAGATTTTGACTTTCATTACGTAAAAGAAGTAAAAAAGGAAAATCTAGAAGCATTTGTAACTAAAAACAATGTTTCAGAGATTATTATTGCTTCACAAAAGACAGATGGTATCACAGCCGATTTGTACCAGCAATTGCTTAATTTATTGGAAAATGGAAATGTAATCCGTGAATACACTCAAGTATACGAAAGTAAAACACAGCGAATTCCAGTACATTACATTGGAAGAGATTTTTATCGTTTTTTCCCATTTAGTCGAAGCAACAACAATAGATTGTACTTATTATTGATTCGTATAATGGAGTTTTTCTTTTCTTTTATCGGGCTTTTGTTTTGTGGCATCTTTATTCCAGTAATTGCAGTCTGTAACTTTTTTGCAAACAAAGGAAGTCTTTTTTACACTCAAGAAAGAGTAGGGAAAAACGGAGTTGTTTTTAAGATTTATAAGTTTAGAACCATGACTGCAAATTCTGAAACCAACGGAGCCGTTTTTGCAACTCATGATGATAAAAGAGTAACTCCTTTTGGTAAGTTCATGAGAAAATCAAGAATTGACGAACTACCTCAATTTATAAATGTTTTAAAAGGTGATATGGCGGTAATTGGGCCAAGACCAGAAAGACCTTTCTTTGTGGAAGAAATTGCGGCAATAATGCCTTTCTATGAAACACGACATGTTGTTAAACCTGGGCTTACAGGTTGGGCACAAGTGAATTATTCCTACGGAGAATCGATTGATGAAAGTTTGATCAAACTGCAATATGACTTATATTACATCAAACACAGAAGTGTTTTTCTAGATTTAAGTATTACATTCAAAACAATTACTACAGTTTTATTTTATCGAGGTCAGTAA
- a CDS encoding carboxymuconolactone decarboxylase family protein yields the protein MSDIIQEFNDYRSKMNEKLLADNNKIVKRIFNLDTNAYAEGALDVKTKELLGLVASTVLRCDDCVKYHLETSYKEGVSKEEMMEAMGIATLVGGTIVIPHLRRAYEFWEALEEAGK from the coding sequence ATGTCTGATATCATTCAAGAATTTAACGACTATCGTTCCAAAATGAACGAAAAACTGCTTGCTGACAACAATAAAATTGTAAAGAGAATTTTTAATCTTGACACTAATGCTTATGCAGAAGGCGCTCTTGATGTAAAAACAAAAGAACTTCTTGGGTTAGTTGCATCAACAGTTTTAAGATGCGACGACTGTGTAAAATACCATTTGGAAACGAGTTATAAAGAAGGCGTTTCTAAAGAAGAAATGATGGAAGCGATGGGAATTGCAACTCTTGTTGGAGGAACAATCGTAATTCCGCATTTAAGAAGAGCTTACGAATTTTGGGAAGCCCTTGAAGAAGCTGGAAAATAA
- a CDS encoding glycoside hydrolase family 25 protein, producing MARKTSYRKTYPRKPAGRSFLSRLFRGLLLILFSLLFIGIVYHYRKGLAYYLGFKSEKVLDEDSVDKHLSDVRNIRVLENHKGKVIGIDVSEFQGKVDWEEVEILDEKYPVQFVFIRATAGNDRVDRQFKRNWEGAKENKIMRGAYHYYRPNENSIEQADLFIKTVKLQKGDLPPVLDIEKLPKNQPLDSLKKGLKRWLNKVEKYYQVRPIIYSGERYYADFLKEEFGDYLFWIANYNFYREKIEDDWLFWQFTEKASLPGIKHRVDVNIYNGDLEQLHFITVE from the coding sequence ATGGCAAGAAAAACGTCTTATCGTAAAACATATCCCCGAAAACCAGCAGGAAGATCTTTTCTTAGCAGGCTTTTCAGAGGGCTTTTACTAATATTATTTTCACTTCTATTTATTGGAATCGTTTACCACTATCGTAAAGGATTAGCGTATTATCTCGGATTTAAATCTGAAAAAGTTTTAGATGAAGATTCCGTAGATAAACATCTTTCGGATGTGCGAAACATTCGTGTTCTCGAAAATCACAAAGGAAAAGTAATCGGAATCGATGTTTCTGAATTTCAAGGAAAAGTAGATTGGGAAGAAGTCGAAATTCTAGATGAAAAATATCCTGTTCAATTTGTATTCATTCGTGCGACTGCTGGGAATGATCGTGTTGATAGACAATTCAAAAGAAATTGGGAAGGTGCAAAAGAGAATAAAATTATGCGCGGCGCTTATCATTATTATCGTCCAAATGAAAATTCTATCGAACAGGCCGATCTTTTTATTAAAACAGTAAAATTACAAAAAGGAGATCTTCCTCCTGTTTTAGATATCGAAAAATTGCCAAAAAATCAACCCTTAGACAGTTTGAAAAAAGGATTGAAACGTTGGCTGAATAAAGTAGAAAAATATTATCAGGTTCGTCCAATTATTTATTCGGGAGAAAGATATTATGCTGATTTCTTAAAAGAAGAATTCGGAGATTATTTATTCTGGATAGCCAACTATAATTTCTATAGGGAAAAAATTGAAGATGACTGGTTGTTCTGGCAATTCACAGAAAAAGCTTCTTTGCCTGGAATCAAACATCGTGTTGATGTGAATATTTACAACGGCGACTTAGAACAATTGCATTTTATTACTGTAGAATAG